The following coding sequences lie in one bacterium genomic window:
- a CDS encoding 4Fe-4S binding protein, which translates to MAYQISDDCVACGTCQAECPVDAISEGDPIYMIDSEKCIDCGACAEVCPVSAISPGD; encoded by the coding sequence ATGGCTTATCAGATCAGCGACGACTGCGTGGCCTGCGGGACCTGCCAGGCGGAATGCCCGGTGGACGCGATTTCCGAGGGAGATCCCATCTACATGATCGATTCGGAAAAATGCATCGACTGCGGCGCCTGCGCCGAGGTCTGCCCGGTCAGCGCCATCAGCCCCGGGGACTGA
- a CDS encoding TlpA disulfide reductase family protein, protein MGRFVYWRSAAAAAAVILAAGACGRVPAGRGGGGAEGTQAPGFTLRDLSGKDVSLSDYRGKVVIVDFWATWCPPCRAEMPGFVGLDEKYRKRGLVILAVNVQGENRETVGQFARSLGIDFPILMGTPAVAEAYGGVSAIPTSFVIDREGVIRKRMVGLHPPEEFEKQIEGLLGAP, encoded by the coding sequence ATGGGCAGGTTCGTTTATTGGCGGAGCGCGGCGGCCGCAGCCGCGGTGATACTGGCGGCCGGGGCCTGCGGGCGCGTGCCCGCGGGCCGGGGCGGCGGCGGGGCCGAGGGGACGCAGGCGCCCGGATTCACCCTGCGCGACCTCTCCGGGAAGGACGTGAGCCTCTCCGATTACCGGGGCAAGGTGGTGATCGTCGATTTCTGGGCGACCTGGTGCCCCCCCTGCCGAGCGGAGATGCCCGGTTTCGTCGGCCTGGACGAAAAATACCGGAAACGCGGGCTGGTCATTCTCGCCGTCAACGTCCAGGGAGAAAACCGGGAGACGGTCGGGCAGTTCGCCCGCTCCCTGGGGATCGATTTCCCCATTCTCATGGGGACGCCGGCTGTAGCCGAAGCCTACGGCGGGGTGAGCGCCATCCCCACCTCCTTCGTCATCGACCGGGAGGGGGTCATCCGCAAACGGATGGTCGGCCTCCACCCCCCCGAAGAATTCGAGAAACAGATCGAAGGGCTGCTGGGCGCCCCCTGA
- a CDS encoding thioredoxin: MKPRFRFPGAKGAVLVLAGLLLLLAGLFLGEGAEVRAKGSFLCLECIGLG, from the coding sequence ATGAAGCCGAGGTTTCGCTTCCCGGGTGCGAAGGGCGCCGTCCTGGTGCTGGCGGGGTTGCTGCTGCTGCTGGCCGGGCTCTTCCTCGGCGAAGGAGCGGAGGTCAGGGCCAAGGGGAGCTTCCTCTGCCTGGAATGCATCGGGCTGGGCTGA
- a CDS encoding transglutaminase domain-containing protein, which produces MTRYAAITALVFLFSPVLRSRGEENIPAQWLGRHWFGIYVMEKKSGHGYTDLERNADGLRLSALLHYRISFPGGEQTLEMRTVQEFDAAGTMTRFRREIDSVLSRTRLSGAWTGDGFRIEGDGAPRDAPSARVTFRDCYGDYFLVRDRAPAGTEETGWDFDLTLLKPLRYRRRVEAIETAAGRGPGAGPDFVLSTAYPEINVSSQTRIDGSYFLIENRVGNLVLKEESETEARRANDPGDIVSLSSIEPSSPPPDPGGLASLSLRISGLPPGYALPSSPRQEAFAEPGGTCRIVTRREAAPKPRNPLPAGFSRFLAATPEFQAQDPSIAAAAEAAAGESGDALAAAGDICLWVHRSLKKNFMVALPDAVSVLKAGEGDCKAHATLFIALARAAGIPARMVTGLVCLSDGRFYYHQWAEVWAGDWYSLDPVLGQIGVDPGHIALARGPLDRSCVLAEMIGNLAIEVTGWETRGEPGGTAP; this is translated from the coding sequence GTGACCCGCTATGCCGCCATAACCGCGCTGGTTTTTCTGTTCTCCCCCGTTCTCCGGAGCCGGGGAGAGGAAAACATCCCCGCGCAGTGGCTGGGGCGGCATTGGTTCGGGATCTACGTCATGGAGAAAAAATCGGGGCACGGCTACACCGATCTGGAGAGGAACGCCGACGGGCTCCGGCTGAGCGCGCTCCTGCACTACCGGATATCGTTTCCCGGAGGAGAACAAACCCTGGAAATGAGAACCGTTCAGGAGTTCGACGCCGCCGGGACCATGACCCGGTTCCGCCGCGAAATCGACAGCGTCCTCTCCCGGACCCGCCTCTCCGGGGCCTGGACCGGCGACGGATTCCGGATCGAAGGGGACGGCGCCCCCCGGGACGCGCCTTCGGCGCGGGTAACGTTCAGGGACTGCTACGGCGATTATTTCCTGGTCCGGGACCGGGCGCCGGCGGGGACCGAAGAAACCGGATGGGATTTCGACCTCACCCTGCTCAAGCCGCTGCGGTACCGGCGGCGGGTGGAGGCGATAGAAACGGCCGCCGGGCGCGGCCCGGGCGCGGGGCCCGACTTCGTGCTCTCCACCGCTTACCCGGAGATAAACGTTTCCTCGCAGACCCGGATCGACGGCTCCTACTTCCTGATCGAAAATCGGGTGGGGAACCTGGTCCTGAAGGAGGAGAGCGAAACCGAGGCGCGGAGGGCGAACGACCCCGGCGATATCGTCAGCCTCAGTTCGATCGAGCCGTCGTCCCCTCCCCCCGACCCCGGCGGCCTCGCCTCGCTGAGCCTGAGGATATCCGGGCTGCCTCCGGGCTACGCCCTCCCCTCGTCCCCGAGGCAGGAGGCGTTCGCGGAACCCGGCGGAACCTGCCGGATCGTGACCCGGCGCGAGGCGGCCCCGAAACCCCGGAATCCGTTGCCGGCCGGCTTTTCCCGGTTTCTGGCCGCCACTCCCGAGTTTCAGGCGCAAGACCCCTCGATCGCGGCGGCGGCGGAAGCGGCGGCCGGCGAAAGCGGAGACGCCCTGGCGGCGGCGGGAGATATCTGCCTCTGGGTGCACCGCTCCCTGAAGAAGAACTTCATGGTCGCGCTGCCGGACGCGGTTTCCGTCCTCAAAGCGGGCGAGGGGGACTGCAAGGCCCACGCCACCCTTTTCATCGCCCTGGCCCGCGCTGCCGGGATTCCGGCCCGGATGGTGACCGGGCTGGTCTGCCTCTCCGACGGCCGTTTTTATTACCACCAGTGGGCCGAGGTCTGGGCGGGAGACTGGTATTCCCTCGATCCCGTCCTGGGACAGATCGGCGTCGACCCCGGCCATATCGCCCTGGCCAGGGGCCCGCTCGACCGAAGCTGCGTCCTGGCCGAGATGATCGGCAACCTCGCGATCGAGGTCACCGGCTGGGAAACGCGGGGGGAACCCGGGGGAACGGCCCCGTGA
- a CDS encoding HEAT repeat domain-containing protein: MRQTRIVLELALAAGLCLLSGCGGSGGEKKEKNNLEYSRDLASKEYLVRLAAVKALSESATPEDTVATPHLIGMLRDGNETIRRFAAAALEKIRDPLAIPGLIDAASDESSYVRYQSVGALVNFYDDPRARQAIIRALGDDNGYVRHIAVTRIGETADPAMVDMVLPLLDDENNYVRAAAAGALGKLGSAKAIDPLIRALDDPNSYVRSFSASSLGRLEARQAIPDLKRRLNDPSPWVVNHAARALAWMGEDDGIPFLVANLSSPVEDKENAVSEEAVEFLREISGSDFGFDPGAPEEKRREAIRRWETWAAERAPGAGG; the protein is encoded by the coding sequence ATGAGACAGACGCGCATCGTCCTCGAACTGGCCCTGGCGGCGGGGTTGTGCCTTCTTTCCGGGTGCGGGGGAAGCGGGGGGGAGAAAAAGGAAAAAAACAACCTGGAATACTCCCGGGACCTGGCCAGTAAGGAATATCTGGTCAGGCTGGCCGCGGTCAAGGCTCTCTCCGAGTCGGCCACCCCGGAGGACACGGTCGCCACCCCCCACCTGATCGGGATGCTCCGCGACGGCAACGAGACCATCCGCCGGTTCGCGGCCGCCGCCCTGGAAAAAATCCGCGATCCCCTCGCCATCCCCGGCCTGATCGACGCCGCATCCGACGAAAGCAGCTACGTCCGCTACCAGTCGGTGGGCGCCCTGGTTAATTTTTACGACGATCCCCGGGCCCGTCAGGCGATCATCAGGGCGCTGGGAGACGACAACGGATACGTCCGGCACATCGCCGTCACGCGGATCGGCGAAACCGCCGATCCCGCCATGGTCGACATGGTCCTGCCCCTGCTCGACGACGAGAACAACTACGTGCGGGCGGCGGCGGCCGGCGCCCTGGGCAAACTCGGCTCGGCCAAGGCCATCGACCCGCTCATCCGTGCCCTCGACGACCCCAACTCGTACGTGCGCTCCTTCTCGGCCTCTTCGCTCGGAAGACTGGAAGCCCGTCAGGCCATCCCCGACCTTAAGCGCCGTTTGAACGACCCCAGCCCCTGGGTGGTCAACCACGCGGCCCGCGCCCTGGCCTGGATGGGGGAAGACGACGGCATCCCCTTCCTGGTCGCCAACCTCTCCTCTCCGGTCGAGGACAAGGAAAACGCGGTCAGCGAGGAAGCGGTGGAGTTCCTCCGGGAAATCTCGGGGAGCGACTTCGGCTTCGATCCCGGGGCGCCCGAGGAGAAACGGCGGGAAGCGATCCGGCGCTGGGAAACCTGGGCGGCGGAGAGGGCGCCCGGAGCGGGCGGGTGA
- a CDS encoding YdcF family protein — MFVVLKVVKLLIMPPALVAWLLAGALGALLRHRRRPALLMLAAALGLYWGLSADPIAYLLVRSLEAEIPPAGELRAGSVDAIVVLAASAARAGGSRPRPELSGTAWKRFWRGLELYRELEGSAPLLYSGGSGDIFRSEPVEGSLARSYAVAMGIPAAAVILEERSRNTDENARETEGLLRRMVPSGRPRVALVTSSIHMPRALLALEERGIDAVPVPADYPFGEYRFTPLGLVPRAETFFLSSRCLHEWLGIAWHRFRAALGVVGSGG; from the coding sequence GTGTTCGTCGTCCTCAAGGTGGTGAAACTGCTGATCATGCCGCCGGCCCTGGTCGCGTGGCTGCTGGCCGGCGCCCTGGGCGCCCTGCTCCGGCACCGGCGGCGCCCGGCGCTGCTGATGCTGGCGGCAGCCCTGGGGTTGTACTGGGGGCTCTCCGCCGATCCGATCGCCTATCTGCTGGTCCGGAGCCTCGAAGCCGAAATCCCCCCCGCCGGCGAACTCCGGGCGGGCAGCGTGGACGCGATCGTGGTCCTGGCCGCGAGCGCGGCGCGCGCCGGAGGTTCCCGGCCCCGCCCCGAGCTTTCCGGAACCGCCTGGAAACGGTTCTGGCGCGGGCTCGAACTCTACCGCGAACTGGAAGGGAGCGCGCCGCTTCTCTACAGCGGCGGCAGCGGGGATATCTTCCGCTCGGAGCCGGTCGAGGGTTCCCTGGCCCGGAGCTACGCGGTGGCGATGGGCATTCCCGCCGCCGCGGTCATCCTGGAAGAGCGCTCCCGCAACACCGACGAAAACGCGCGGGAAACCGAAGGCCTGCTCCGCCGGATGGTTCCCTCGGGTCGGCCGCGGGTGGCGCTGGTCACCTCCTCCATCCACATGCCCCGCGCCCTCCTGGCCCTGGAGGAGCGCGGGATCGACGCCGTGCCCGTCCCCGCCGATTATCCCTTCGGAGAATACCGGTTCACGCCGCTGGGGCTCGTGCCCCGGGCGGAGACCTTTTTCCTCTCCTCCCGCTGCCTCCACGAATGGCTGGGGATCGCCTGGCACCGGTTCCGGGCCGCGCTCGGGGTCGTCGGCTCCGGGGGTTAG
- a CDS encoding 4Fe-4S binding protein has product MAPARRAVQFLAALGWNCAFLLGQPSLTGLYRGPLKTACCPGLNCYACPYAAVSCPLGALQNFIAVGSYHFSLYLGGFLLAVGGGLGRMVCGWLCPFGLFQELLHRIPSPVFPFPRRLRHLRWPVTAVLIVLVPLILEKPGYCAWLCPAGALEGGVPFFLFDPRIRDLAGIVFGLKLAILAAFGLASVFWYRPFCQAACPLGLFYGFFNRTALVGLRLSRENCTGCGACAEVCPMGLQPHRGGIDSGACVRCMRCVGRCPGGAISLGGPRRTTAATTR; this is encoded by the coding sequence ATGGCCCCGGCGAGGAGAGCGGTTCAATTTCTGGCGGCCCTGGGTTGGAACTGCGCGTTTCTCCTGGGACAGCCTTCCCTGACCGGCCTTTACCGGGGACCGCTGAAAACCGCCTGTTGCCCCGGTCTCAACTGCTACGCCTGCCCCTACGCCGCGGTCTCCTGCCCCCTGGGCGCTCTGCAGAATTTCATCGCCGTCGGCTCCTACCATTTCTCCCTCTACCTGGGCGGTTTTCTCCTCGCCGTCGGGGGAGGACTGGGGCGGATGGTCTGCGGATGGCTCTGCCCCTTCGGGCTGTTCCAGGAACTGCTCCACCGGATCCCCTCGCCCGTCTTCCCCTTCCCCCGGCGACTGCGGCACCTGCGCTGGCCCGTGACCGCGGTCCTGATCGTTCTCGTTCCCCTCATCCTGGAAAAACCGGGGTACTGCGCCTGGCTCTGCCCGGCGGGCGCTCTGGAGGGAGGAGTGCCCTTCTTCCTTTTCGACCCCCGCATCCGCGACCTGGCCGGAATCGTATTCGGCCTCAAGCTCGCCATCCTGGCGGCCTTCGGCCTGGCTTCGGTCTTCTGGTACCGGCCTTTCTGCCAGGCGGCCTGCCCCCTGGGGCTTTTCTACGGATTCTTCAATCGGACGGCCCTGGTGGGCCTGCGCCTGTCGCGGGAAAACTGCACCGGGTGCGGCGCCTGCGCCGAGGTCTGCCCGATGGGGCTCCAGCCTCACCGGGGGGGGATCGATTCCGGAGCCTGCGTCCGCTGCATGCGCTGCGTCGGGCGCTGCCCGGGGGGGGCCATTTCCCTGGGGGGGCCCCGGCGGACGACGGCGGCGACAACCCGTTAA
- a CDS encoding VacB/RNase II family 3'-5' exoribonuclease — MSASPRRRPGAAPASPRAVLELFAGDTSRSFSPAEMAARLKISGRHRGSLKRSCEDLEREGRLVRRGPRFRLPPPRSGVIEINPRGFGFVRPDDGGEDLYIPPNGLGNALPGDRVEVDLLPDLRGRSSRARVVGVRERNPLPVVGVTRREGSETRFVPDGGAFPRPVVLSEPRESGWKVTARIVADSESASLLRGEVVEVLGRAEDPAVDTIAVLRRLGVPDGPAAEAEAEAAACPSRLDPSVRAGRLDLTGLPLFTVDPEEARDFDDAVSLEEAPGGNVRLGVHVSDVSHYVRPGSELDREARERGTSVYLPARVVPMLPPRLSADLCSLLPGKDRLALSVFLTYTPEGELIESGFDSTVVRSRRRFTYAEVDRLLSGLDAPFRRREGPAAEVLDRMAGLARKLREKRFCRGALSLELPGEKIRFDSRGAIAAIELEGEDFSHALIEEFMLAANEAAAVWMSARGFAPVYRVHAEPDPRALRAFAASVRPLGFSIGNPGDREALRAFLARVRETPLSRVLQTAFLRSLRPAEYAAGNIGHYGLASACYAYVTSPIRRYPDLHNHRLIKAALGVAPAPPPEDVGALAERCTRTERRGAAAERDMIELRKLQYFRRRLDGAEEGSLRGVVAEVGKYGITVYLDDYLIAGFLPARNLGGGDYRLDRSGTALRDRRGGRAFRPGDEVPVRIAEVDLPNREVLFALDDWG; from the coding sequence GTGAGCGCTTCCCCCCGCCGCCGCCCCGGCGCGGCTCCGGCCTCGCCCCGGGCGGTCCTGGAACTCTTCGCCGGCGACACCTCCCGTTCCTTCTCTCCGGCGGAGATGGCCGCGCGCCTGAAGATATCCGGGCGCCATCGGGGGAGCCTGAAACGCTCCTGCGAGGATCTGGAGCGGGAGGGGCGGCTGGTCCGCCGCGGCCCGCGGTTCCGGCTTCCGCCTCCGCGCTCGGGCGTGATCGAAATCAACCCCCGGGGGTTCGGGTTCGTCCGTCCCGACGACGGGGGCGAGGATCTGTATATCCCGCCGAACGGTCTGGGGAACGCGCTGCCCGGCGACCGGGTCGAGGTCGATCTTCTTCCCGACCTCCGCGGCCGGTCTTCCCGCGCCCGGGTGGTCGGGGTCCGGGAACGGAATCCCCTGCCCGTGGTCGGAGTCACCCGGCGCGAGGGGAGCGAGACCCGTTTCGTGCCCGATGGGGGCGCATTTCCTCGGCCCGTGGTGCTCTCCGAACCCAGGGAGAGCGGCTGGAAGGTCACGGCCCGGATCGTGGCGGATTCGGAATCCGCGTCGCTCCTGCGGGGGGAGGTGGTCGAGGTGCTGGGGCGCGCCGAAGACCCGGCCGTGGACACGATCGCGGTCCTGCGCCGCCTGGGCGTGCCGGACGGTCCCGCGGCCGAGGCCGAGGCCGAGGCCGCGGCCTGTCCTTCCCGGCTGGATCCGTCCGTCCGCGCCGGGCGTCTCGATCTTACCGGGTTGCCCCTCTTCACCGTCGACCCCGAGGAGGCCCGGGATTTCGACGACGCCGTCTCCCTCGAGGAGGCGCCGGGGGGGAACGTCCGCCTGGGGGTTCACGTCAGCGACGTCTCCCACTACGTTCGCCCGGGGTCCGAACTGGACCGGGAGGCCCGGGAGCGCGGGACCAGCGTGTACCTTCCCGCCCGGGTGGTCCCCATGCTGCCCCCCCGGCTCTCGGCCGATCTCTGCAGCCTGCTTCCCGGAAAGGACCGTCTCGCTCTTTCCGTTTTCCTCACCTACACCCCCGAGGGCGAACTGATCGAGAGCGGTTTCGATTCCACGGTCGTCCGTTCCCGCCGCCGTTTCACGTACGCGGAAGTCGACCGCCTCCTGAGCGGCCTCGATGCGCCTTTCCGCCGCCGCGAGGGCCCGGCGGCCGAGGTCCTCGACCGGATGGCGGGCTTGGCCCGGAAACTGCGGGAAAAGCGTTTTTGCCGGGGGGCTCTCTCCCTGGAACTCCCCGGGGAGAAGATCCGGTTCGATTCCCGGGGAGCGATCGCCGCCATCGAACTCGAAGGAGAGGATTTTTCCCACGCCCTGATCGAGGAGTTCATGCTGGCGGCCAACGAAGCCGCGGCCGTCTGGATGAGCGCGCGCGGTTTCGCCCCGGTTTACCGGGTTCACGCCGAGCCCGACCCCCGGGCCCTGCGCGCGTTTGCCGCCTCCGTCCGGCCGCTGGGTTTCTCCATCGGGAACCCCGGCGACCGCGAGGCCCTCCGGGCATTTCTGGCCCGGGTTCGGGAAACCCCGCTTTCCCGGGTCCTTCAAACCGCTTTCCTGCGCTCGCTCCGCCCGGCCGAATACGCCGCCGGGAACATCGGGCATTACGGCCTGGCCTCGGCCTGCTATGCGTATGTCACCTCCCCGATCCGCCGCTATCCGGACCTCCACAACCACCGCTTGATCAAGGCGGCGCTGGGAGTCGCCCCGGCCCCCCCTCCCGAGGATGTCGGGGCTCTGGCCGAGCGCTGCACCCGGACCGAACGCCGCGGGGCCGCCGCCGAAAGGGACATGATCGAACTGCGCAAGCTCCAGTACTTTCGGCGACGCCTGGACGGAGCCGAGGAAGGAAGCTTGCGGGGAGTGGTGGCGGAGGTCGGGAAATACGGAATCACGGTTTATCTCGACGACTACCTGATCGCGGGCTTCCTCCCCGCGCGCAATCTGGGAGGAGGGGACTATCGCCTCGACCGTTCGGGAACGGCTTTGCGCGACCGCCGCGGCGGCCGGGCTTTCCGGCCGGGGGACGAAGTGCCGGTCAGGATCGCGGAGGTCGACCTGCCCAACCGGGAAGTTCTTTTCGCCCTCGACGATTGGGGCTGA
- a CDS encoding DUF1573 domain-containing protein produces the protein MKTALIVCLLAAGAAPTPSPAPRIDFAETAFNAGTVWEGDKAAHSFSFTNVGDTDLVIDRVKTSCGCTAALVTQKTVPPGAEGTIKVEFNTTRRSGNQRKTVYVYSNDPGLPNAQLEISCYVQTVAAFEPRSVVFQEVVHGEGAAQTVSLVPAAGPFRITSVSATPQFIAATVPSGEMEVGADNRPVEVEVRVLPDAPIGQHSGTLLAKLDHPQCPQINARIRVNVVGLISYSPRMFFFNRDNLVRHEEKVIVITKQGEPDLRVTRPQISLEGFSLDLQETVPGREFHLTVRPEGEPIPGRRRGTLSFQTNDPSQPRIELPMTAYYPEDRPGA, from the coding sequence ATGAAAACCGCCCTGATTGTTTGCCTGCTCGCGGCCGGCGCCGCCCCCACCCCGTCTCCGGCCCCCCGGATCGATTTCGCGGAAACCGCCTTCAACGCCGGCACCGTCTGGGAGGGGGACAAGGCCGCACACTCCTTCTCCTTCACCAACGTCGGCGACACCGACCTGGTGATCGACCGGGTCAAGACCAGCTGCGGCTGCACCGCCGCCCTCGTCACCCAGAAAACCGTTCCTCCCGGCGCCGAGGGGACGATCAAGGTCGAATTCAACACCACCCGGCGCTCCGGCAATCAGCGCAAGACCGTCTACGTCTACTCCAACGATCCGGGACTCCCCAACGCCCAGCTCGAAATCTCCTGTTACGTCCAGACGGTGGCCGCCTTCGAACCCAGATCGGTCGTCTTCCAGGAAGTCGTCCACGGAGAGGGCGCCGCCCAGACCGTCTCCCTGGTCCCCGCCGCCGGGCCATTCCGGATCACCTCGGTCAGCGCCACCCCCCAGTTCATCGCCGCCACGGTGCCCTCCGGGGAGATGGAGGTCGGCGCCGACAACCGGCCGGTGGAGGTCGAGGTCAGGGTGCTCCCCGACGCTCCCATCGGCCAACACTCGGGGACGCTGCTGGCCAAACTCGACCATCCCCAATGCCCCCAGATCAACGCCAGGATCCGGGTCAACGTGGTCGGCCTGATCAGTTATTCGCCCCGGATGTTCTTTTTCAACCGCGACAACCTGGTCCGTCACGAAGAGAAGGTGATCGTCATCACCAAACAGGGAGAGCCCGACCTGCGGGTGACCCGCCCCCAGATCTCCCTCGAAGGATTCTCCCTGGACCTGCAGGAGACGGTCCCGGGCCGGGAGTTCCACCTCACCGTCCGGCCCGAGGGGGAACCGATCCCGGGAAGACGGCGGGGGACCTTGTCGTTCCAGACCAACGACCCCAGCCAACCCCGCATCGAACTTCCGATGACGGCCTACTATCCGGAAGACCGACCGGGAGCCTAG
- a CDS encoding zinc ribbon domain-containing protein: protein MPIYEYACPRCRRIFSFLARSTSRRPPVKCPRCGGKLRKLVSTFGIGRSEESRLAGMADPSFFSGLDERDPGSLARLMRKMAGESGEPLDEEMEEACRRLEAGEDPGSVDDPPGSDGWSRDPSLYE, encoded by the coding sequence TTGCCCATATACGAATACGCCTGCCCGCGCTGCCGACGTATCTTCAGTTTCCTGGCGCGCTCGACGTCCCGTCGCCCCCCGGTGAAATGCCCCCGCTGCGGCGGGAAACTCCGCAAGCTCGTCTCCACCTTCGGGATCGGCCGGTCCGAGGAAAGCCGACTGGCCGGGATGGCCGATCCTTCGTTCTTTTCCGGCCTCGACGAGCGCGACCCCGGCAGCCTGGCCCGGTTGATGCGGAAGATGGCCGGAGAGAGCGGGGAACCCCTGGACGAGGAGATGGAGGAAGCGTGCCGGCGCCTGGAAGCGGGAGAGGACCCGGGATCGGTGGATGATCCGCCGGGTTCGGACGGGTGGTCCCGGGACCCGAGCCTCTACGAATAG
- the dcd gene encoding dCTP deaminase codes for MSVIARSELKKLIREGVIRIEPLAASQIGPASVDLHISNRFWVYDKVRDIFHVDDAADYRKVSREVMVKDYFVLMPGESVMGITVEKITLPENICGRLEGRSRFARLGLLVHITASFMQPGISNHQILEMYNASPIPLAIHPGTRICQFVFEYTIGKGKYRGRYVRQ; via the coding sequence ATGAGCGTCATCGCCCGCAGCGAATTGAAAAAACTGATCCGGGAGGGGGTCATCCGCATCGAGCCGCTGGCCGCGTCGCAGATCGGCCCGGCCTCGGTCGATCTGCATATCTCCAACCGGTTCTGGGTATACGACAAGGTTCGGGACATATTCCACGTCGACGACGCCGCCGACTACCGCAAAGTCAGCCGGGAGGTCATGGTCAAGGACTATTTCGTGCTCATGCCCGGAGAATCGGTGATGGGGATAACCGTCGAGAAAATCACGCTTCCCGAAAACATCTGCGGGCGGCTGGAAGGCCGCAGCCGTTTCGCCCGACTGGGCCTGCTCGTCCACATCACCGCCAGCTTCATGCAGCCGGGCATCTCCAACCACCAGATTCTGGAGATGTACAATGCCAGCCCGATCCCGCTGGCGATCCACCCCGGCACGCGCATCTGCCAGTTCGTATTCGAGTATACGATCGGGAAGGGGAAATACCGGGGGAGGTACGTGCGGCAGTGA
- a CDS encoding DUF4091 domain-containing protein, with amino-acid sequence MNARVLLCAGVFLLAGCTGGREIPPAIALWATGESRKVGPDDPAEDANYHWDAGTGTVSLTGAANEQVAFQLVLRSPRPVSGAALEASGLEGDAPGTSIPSGAVSFFAERYITVSVPTDRAGSTGAGEYPDPLIPFRDPYSPGKEDLALPLELVPDRNLPIWVDCAIPPGTPAGTYRGKIVLAAQGKELRRLNLVLKVRGFSLPDRPSLPVFFDLYGARWSRGEGLPWRLGEETWEVLKQYEIMAHEHGFSNGHWGLMPAGASSSTEGVDWSLYDRYLGTVLDGSLFADGTPPACWELPYPERWNPGEEVLEAYTRDLVRHWDEQGWNLEDAFAYVWDEMGPTHPTVEAWGRTLRRASEGRVNYFYTCPPHPALYGIVDWWAPRASAYMPEETRKRQGEGERCFFYHAGEPSVGLMCIDATGLAFRTWAWMAWIYGCDGFFDWAANFWSENPYLDPLSFDTDNGNMYLFYPGRQLDTVGLRAIKGPVPSFRLKALRRGIQDYEYFRIARRAGLDVEPTVRSVVRKGLGVAGAYGIDPRAWSRDPEDWYRARDRIGEMIEDVLGRRGEKALAEADPVSR; translated from the coding sequence GTGAACGCGCGGGTCCTCCTCTGCGCCGGGGTGTTTCTCCTCGCGGGCTGCACCGGGGGGCGAGAGATCCCGCCCGCGATCGCACTCTGGGCCACGGGAGAAAGCCGCAAGGTCGGCCCGGACGATCCCGCGGAAGACGCCAACTACCATTGGGACGCGGGAACCGGAACCGTTTCCCTGACCGGGGCCGCCAACGAACAGGTCGCGTTTCAGTTGGTCCTGCGCAGCCCCCGGCCCGTGAGCGGGGCGGCCCTGGAGGCCTCGGGCCTGGAGGGGGACGCTCCGGGAACCTCGATCCCCTCCGGGGCCGTTTCCTTTTTTGCCGAACGCTATATCACGGTATCCGTCCCCACCGACCGGGCCGGCTCCACCGGGGCGGGGGAATATCCCGACCCGCTGATCCCCTTCCGGGACCCTTATTCCCCGGGGAAGGAGGATCTGGCCCTTCCCCTGGAGCTGGTCCCGGACCGCAACCTCCCGATCTGGGTCGACTGCGCCATCCCCCCGGGCACGCCGGCCGGAACCTACCGGGGGAAAATCGTCCTGGCCGCGCAAGGGAAAGAACTGCGGCGCCTGAACCTTGTCCTGAAGGTGCGCGGTTTCTCGCTTCCCGACCGCCCGTCCCTGCCGGTTTTCTTCGATCTCTACGGAGCCAGGTGGAGCCGAGGCGAGGGCCTGCCCTGGAGACTGGGGGAAGAGACCTGGGAAGTTCTCAAGCAGTACGAAATCATGGCTCATGAACACGGCTTCAGCAACGGGCATTGGGGCCTGATGCCGGCGGGAGCATCCTCTTCCACCGAGGGAGTCGACTGGTCTCTCTACGACCGTTACCTGGGAACGGTCCTCGACGGCAGTCTCTTCGCCGACGGGACTCCGCCGGCCTGCTGGGAACTGCCGTATCCCGAACGGTGGAACCCGGGCGAAGAAGTCCTGGAGGCCTACACGAGGGACCTGGTCAGGCATTGGGACGAACAAGGATGGAACCTGGAGGACGCCTTCGCCTACGTCTGGGACGAGATGGGGCCCACCCACCCCACGGTCGAGGCCTGGGGCCGGACCCTGCGCCGGGCCTCGGAGGGAAGAGTCAACTATTTCTACACCTGCCCCCCCCACCCGGCGCTGTACGGGATCGTCGATTGGTGGGCCCCCCGGGCTTCGGCCTACATGCCGGAAGAAACCCGAAAGCGCCAAGGGGAAGGCGAACGCTGTTTCTTCTACCATGCCGGGGAACCGTCGGTGGGCCTGATGTGCATCGACGCCACGGGGTTGGCCTTCCGGACCTGGGCTTGGATGGCCTGGATCTACGGCTGCGACGGATTTTTCGACTGGGCGGCAAATTTCTGGAGCGAAAACCCTTACCTGGACCCGCTCAGTTTCGACACCGACAACGGGAACATGTACCTCTTCTACCCGGGGCGGCAGCTCGATACCGTCGGTCTTAGGGCGATCAAGGGACCGGTGCCCTCCTTCCGGCTCAAGGCCCTCCGGCGGGGAATTCAGGATTACGAGTACTTCCGGATCGCCCGGCGGGCGGGACTGGACGTCGAACCGACCGTCAGGTCCGTCGTCCGCAAGGGCCTGGGGGTCGCCGGAGCCTATGGGATAGACCCCCGGGCCTGGAGCCGGGACCCGGAAGATTGGTACCGGGCGCGCGACCGGATCGGGGAGATGATCGAAGACGTCCTTGGCCGCCGGGGAGAAAAAGCCCTGGCCGAAGCGGACCCGGTTTCGAGATAA